A window of the Henckelia pumila isolate YLH828 chromosome 3, ASM3356847v2, whole genome shotgun sequence genome harbors these coding sequences:
- the LOC140890657 gene encoding xyloglucan endotransglucosylase protein 6, producing MSKDFLGVFLAFALVGSVVGSSRFDDLFQPSWALDHFSYEGELLKMKLDNHSGAGFSSKSKYLYGKVTVQIKLVEGDSAGTVTAFYMSSDGAYHNEFDFEFLGNTSGEPYLVQTNVYVNGVGNREQRLNLWFDPTKDFHSYSISWTQRQVLFSVDETPVRVHSNLEHKGIPFPKDQPMGVYSSIWNADDWATQGGRVKTDWSHAPFVASYKGFEINGCQCLDGASVAENMKRCSSGGDKQYWWDEPTVSELNLHQSHQLIWVRANHMVYDYCSDTARFPATPAECEHHHH from the exons ATGTCGAAAGATTTCTTGGGTGTTTTTCTGGCATTTGCGTTGGTGGGTTCTGTTGTCGGGTCTTCAAGATTTGATGATCTTTTTCAACCGAGTTGGGCTTTGGATCATTTCAGCTATGAAGGAGAGCTTCTGAAAATGAAACTCGATAACCACTCTG GCGCTGGATTTTCATCGAAGAGCAAGTATTTGTATGGGAAAGTTACAGTTCAGATTAAGCTTGTGGAAGGAGACTCTGCTGGGACTGTTACTGCCTTCTAC ATGTCATCAGATGGAGCTTATCACAACGAATTCGATTTCGAGTTCTTAGGCAACACAAGTGGTGAGCCTTACCTAGTGCAAACCAATGTGTATGTGAATGGAGTTGGCAACAGAGAACAAAGACTCAATCTTTGGTTCGACCCGACTAAGGATTTTCACTCCTACTCCATTTCATGGACTCAACGCCAAGTTTT ATTCTCAGTGGATGAAACTCCAGTGCGTGTACACTCTAACTTAGAGCACAAAGGCATACCATTTCCAAAAGACCAACCAATGGGGGTGTACAGTTCGATATGGAATGCTGATGATTGGGCTACACAAGGTGGGAGAGTCAAAACTGATTGGTCTCATGCACCTTTTGTAGCCTCCTACAAAGGATTTGAAATCAACGGATGCCAATGCCTCGACGGTGCATCGGTGGCCGAGAACATGAAAAGGTGCAGCAGTGGTggtgacaaacagtactggtgGGACGAGCCGACCGTGTCCGAGCTGAATCTACATCAATCCCACCAGCTCATATGGGTGAGGGCTAACCATATGGTCTACGACTATTGCTCGGATACGGCCCGGTTCCCGGCTACCCCTGCGGAGTGCGAACACCACCACCATTAA
- the LOC140890034 gene encoding uncharacterized protein translates to MRLIRHINSAKEIAFNIGVDPVFSERRQTYRKRQFDEIANTEREPQTAEEHFRTDYFLVVVDIALLELRSRFEQLNSFEAMFGFLMDGGELMTLDEDYLRKYCVNLESALKKNDVSDIDANDLLLELQMLQASAERNFFKLKLLKSYLRTTMSQERLNGLATLCIEKETLEDISYDDIIDDFA, encoded by the exons atgagactgatccgccacataAATTCTGCTAAAGAAATTGCTTTCAATATAGGAGTTGATCCTGTATTTTCTGAGCGACGACAAACTTATAGAAAGAGACAATTTGATGAGATTGCTAATACTGAAAGAGAACCACAAACAGCTGAAGAACACTTTAGGACTGATTATTTTCTTGTTGTGGTAGATATTGCTCTTTTGGAGTTGAGGAGTAGGTTTGAGCAATTGAATTCTTTCGAAGCTATGTTTGGATTCTTGATGGATGGAGGAGAGTTAATGACATTGGATGAAGACTATTTGAGAAAATATTGTGTGAATCTTGAATCTGCTTTGAAAAAGAATGATGTGTCTGATATTGATGCTAATGACCTGCTTTTAGAATTACAAATGTTGCAAG CATCAGCTGAGAGGAACTTTTTCAAGttgaaattattgaaatctTATTTAAGAACCACAATGAGTCAAGAGAGACTGAATGGTTTAGCGACTCTCTGCATCGAGAAAGAGACATTGGAGGATATATCTTACGACGACATAATTGATGACTTTGCTTAA